In Kitasatospora sp. NBC_00240, the following are encoded in one genomic region:
- a CDS encoding type VII secretion protein EccB has product MASRRDELNAYTFARKRTVGAFLLPGGGGNDEDAPRPVKAVLPSVIVGTLIVGGFGLWGAFKPSAPLNWDSTKNIIQGKTSYTRYVVLLDDDKKTKRLHQVLNMSSARLVVPADAKVVVVADKVLDAYPNHGATIGIPYAPDKLPTKAVAGQPMKWSVCNKPGPDDKRETVNQAVFVAGGADAKDLEAKNKVLDTDQSLLVQEVDEAQVNGQQGAPTTQSELELYLVDSQGRKHAIGGTQTSDQEKKALVTAIFGESAVPQRVKKDWLATLQRGVAISFPQVPGMNPAVKTANSKVALHNVEDRKIGRLVKYGEKYYVVGESELFPITQFQSMLLLRNPALQYLYNQDKDTHPRIDELTPEEQSNFGQGLLTDNKLKLPDDWPAKAGEPVNNWTAAKDRKEVVCSTFEGVAEDGKTPRRSVWVGTEYPGKYTGITASARVTAGFGLFYRALDNEAGGSGSSYLITETGLRYAVQANGDGGRKKAATPQPGQSSPPAAADQQPAQQGQPEAGNAQARLGYNELQPALVPREWSDLVPSGPALSEEAASQEQDS; this is encoded by the coding sequence ATGGCATCACGCCGGGACGAGCTGAACGCCTACACCTTCGCCCGCAAGCGCACGGTCGGGGCCTTCCTGCTGCCGGGTGGCGGCGGCAACGACGAGGACGCCCCGCGGCCGGTCAAGGCGGTCCTGCCCAGCGTCATCGTCGGGACGCTGATCGTGGGCGGTTTCGGCCTCTGGGGGGCCTTCAAGCCCAGTGCGCCGCTGAACTGGGACAGCACCAAGAACATCATCCAGGGCAAGACGTCGTACACCCGGTACGTGGTGCTGCTCGACGACGACAAGAAGACCAAGCGGCTGCACCAGGTGCTGAACATGTCCTCGGCCCGGCTGGTGGTGCCGGCGGACGCCAAGGTGGTGGTGGTCGCGGACAAGGTGCTCGACGCCTACCCCAACCACGGTGCGACCATCGGCATCCCGTACGCGCCGGACAAGCTGCCGACCAAGGCGGTGGCCGGCCAGCCGATGAAGTGGTCGGTGTGCAACAAGCCCGGCCCCGACGACAAGCGCGAGACGGTCAACCAGGCCGTGTTCGTCGCGGGCGGCGCGGACGCCAAGGACCTGGAGGCCAAGAACAAGGTTCTGGACACCGACCAGTCGCTGCTCGTCCAGGAGGTGGACGAGGCGCAGGTCAACGGCCAGCAGGGCGCCCCGACCACCCAGAGCGAGCTGGAGCTCTACCTGGTCGACTCGCAGGGTCGCAAGCACGCGATCGGCGGCACCCAGACCTCCGACCAGGAGAAGAAGGCGCTGGTCACCGCGATCTTCGGGGAGAGCGCCGTCCCGCAGCGGGTGAAGAAGGACTGGCTGGCCACGCTGCAGCGCGGGGTGGCGATCAGCTTCCCGCAGGTGCCCGGGATGAACCCGGCGGTGAAGACGGCCAATTCCAAGGTCGCGCTGCACAACGTCGAGGACCGGAAGATCGGCCGGCTGGTCAAGTACGGCGAGAAGTACTACGTCGTCGGCGAGAGCGAGCTGTTCCCGATCACGCAGTTCCAGAGCATGCTGCTGCTGCGCAACCCGGCCCTGCAGTACCTGTACAACCAGGACAAGGACACCCACCCGAGGATCGACGAGCTGACCCCGGAGGAGCAGTCGAACTTCGGCCAGGGCCTGTTGACGGACAACAAGCTGAAGCTGCCCGACGACTGGCCGGCCAAGGCCGGCGAGCCGGTGAACAACTGGACCGCCGCCAAGGACCGCAAGGAGGTCGTCTGCAGCACCTTCGAGGGTGTCGCGGAGGACGGCAAGACGCCCAGGCGCAGTGTCTGGGTCGGCACGGAGTACCCCGGGAAGTACACGGGCATCACCGCCTCGGCCCGGGTGACGGCCGGGTTCGGCCTGTTCTACCGGGCGCTGGACAACGAGGCGGGCGGCTCCGGCAGCAGCTACCTGATCACCGAGACCGGGCTGCGCTACGCGGTGCAGGCCAACGGTGACGGCGGCCGCAAGAAGGCGGCCACCCCGCAGCCGGGGCAGTCGTCCCCGCCGGCGGCCGCCGACCAGCAGCCCGCGCAGCAGGGCCAGCCGGAGGCCGGCAACGCGCAGGCCAGGCTGGGCTACAACGAGCTCCAGCCCGCGCTGGTGCCGCGGGAGTGGTCCGACCTGGTGCCCAGCGGCCCCGCGCTCAGCGAGGAGGCGGCGTCCCAGGAGCAGGATTCCTGA
- a CDS encoding WXG100 family type VII secretion target has protein sequence MAGQFRTTAEEMDAFAKHMGEVSDQVQGELKKLDGIVSQIASGWQGQAATAYQNLQNRFNEDAKGLNEALRAIQNAIELTTKAYAATEAAQQSALGQVAGQI, from the coding sequence ATGGCTGGTCAGTTCAGGACGACCGCTGAAGAGATGGATGCTTTCGCCAAGCACATGGGCGAGGTCAGCGACCAGGTGCAGGGCGAGCTGAAGAAGCTCGACGGCATCGTGTCGCAGATCGCCTCGGGCTGGCAGGGCCAGGCCGCGACGGCCTACCAGAACCTTCAGAACCGCTTCAACGAGGACGCGAAGGGGCTGAACGAGGCGCTGCGCGCGATCCAGAACGCGATCGAGCTCACCACCAAGGCCTACGCCGCCACCGAGGCCGCGCAGCAGTCCGCGCTCGGCCAGGTCGCCGGCCAGATCTGA
- a CDS encoding WXG100 family type VII secretion target produces the protein MSGQILVNFATISGAGAEVRATAARIQSQLDELKAGVTKIAASWEGAAQQGYQAHQKKWDDKAADLQQVLSQIGSSLDQAASSYQDTEKKNQQIWS, from the coding sequence ATGTCCGGGCAGATTCTCGTCAATTTCGCCACCATCTCGGGCGCCGGCGCCGAGGTCCGGGCCACCGCGGCCCGTATCCAGTCCCAGCTCGACGAGCTGAAGGCCGGTGTCACCAAGATCGCCGCTTCCTGGGAGGGCGCGGCCCAGCAGGGCTACCAGGCCCACCAGAAGAAGTGGGACGACAAGGCCGCCGACCTGCAGCAGGTCCTCAGCCAGATCGGCTCCTCTCTCGACCAGGCGGCGTCCAGCTACCAGGACACCGAGAAGAAGAACCAGCAGATCTGGAGCTGA
- the mycP gene encoding type VII secretion-associated serine protease mycosin: protein MAASLVVAGSLAATPAYAAPGDPGTTWSPIGISAAGDCPSPAKDVPVTPWSLQRVLLDQLWQDDKVTGAGVLVAVIDTGVDDVNPQLAGKVTSGGSPLRDKDKNPVPGDGKTDLVGHGTKVAGIIAAAKRDATGFVGLAKGANILSFRQNDNEGNGDVGTLVESIRSAVDQNARVINISQDVRSSDDSGRFPGYDALKAAVEYAESKKVVVVASSGNDGREGPTYPAAYPTVLAVGASDRNNERASFSQYGDFVDVAAPGVDMLSTVPKQGQCVDNGTSFAAPYVAGVAALLVGAHPDWTPAQVRARIEQTAQRTEHAQNRFIGWGVVDPVKAVTSTAPAADAAVPDKPRALSAGGVVPMPVGLAETQADRDARTATYVLGIGALLVALLGGGAVVVRDHRRRARA from the coding sequence TTGGCGGCTTCGCTCGTGGTGGCCGGCAGTCTCGCCGCGACCCCCGCGTACGCCGCGCCGGGTGACCCGGGCACGACCTGGTCGCCCATCGGGATCTCCGCCGCCGGTGACTGCCCCAGCCCCGCGAAGGACGTCCCGGTCACCCCGTGGTCCCTGCAGCGGGTGCTGCTCGACCAGCTCTGGCAGGACGACAAGGTGACCGGCGCCGGGGTGCTCGTCGCCGTGATCGACACCGGGGTGGACGACGTCAACCCGCAGCTGGCGGGCAAGGTCACCAGCGGCGGTTCGCCGCTGAGGGACAAGGACAAGAACCCGGTGCCCGGCGACGGCAAGACCGACCTGGTCGGGCACGGCACCAAGGTGGCCGGCATCATCGCCGCCGCCAAGCGGGACGCCACCGGATTCGTCGGGCTCGCCAAGGGTGCCAACATCCTGTCCTTCCGGCAGAACGACAACGAGGGCAACGGCGACGTCGGCACCCTGGTCGAATCGATCCGGTCGGCGGTCGACCAGAACGCCCGCGTCATCAACATCTCCCAGGACGTCCGCAGCAGCGACGACAGCGGCCGGTTCCCGGGCTACGACGCGCTGAAGGCCGCCGTCGAGTACGCGGAGTCCAAGAAGGTCGTGGTGGTGGCCTCCTCCGGCAACGACGGCCGCGAGGGCCCGACCTACCCGGCGGCCTACCCGACCGTGCTGGCGGTCGGCGCCTCCGACCGCAACAACGAGCGCGCGTCCTTCTCCCAGTACGGGGATTTCGTGGACGTCGCGGCCCCGGGCGTCGACATGCTCTCCACCGTCCCCAAGCAGGGCCAGTGCGTGGACAACGGCACCAGCTTCGCCGCCCCCTACGTGGCGGGCGTGGCGGCCCTGCTGGTGGGCGCGCACCCCGACTGGACGCCCGCGCAGGTCCGGGCCCGGATCGAGCAGACCGCCCAGCGCACCGAGCACGCGCAGAACCGGTTCATCGGCTGGGGCGTGGTCGACCCGGTGAAGGCGGTCACGAGCACCGCGCCGGCCGCCGACGCGGCGGTGCCCGACAAGCCCCGCGCGCTGTCGGCCGGGGGAGTCGTCCCGATGCCGGTCGGCCTCGCCGAGACCCAGGCGGACCGGGACGCCCGGACCGCCACCTACGTCCTGGGCATCGGCGCCCTGCTGGTCGCCCTGCTCGGGGGCGGCGCGGTCGTGGTGCGGGACCACCGCAGGCGCGCGCGGGCCTGA
- a CDS encoding SigE family RNA polymerase sigma factor → MGRASTARDTKDGEFLELVSGRAGHLYRSACLLTSGDTHLAEDLVQETLGRMYVLWRRSAWRSGRSAGIENPGAYAHTVMVRTFLAQQRRRSSTERPTGDVPEPAGHESDSTLRLTLLDALGRMPARDRAVLVLRYWEDRSVEETAEVMRSSAGAVRTRSSRALARLRTLLGDSLAELAAR, encoded by the coding sequence ATGGGCCGGGCCAGTACAGCGAGGGACACCAAGGACGGGGAGTTCCTGGAGCTCGTCTCCGGCCGGGCGGGGCACCTCTACCGATCGGCCTGTCTGCTCACCAGCGGTGACACCCACCTCGCCGAGGATCTCGTCCAGGAGACCCTGGGCCGGATGTACGTCCTCTGGCGCCGGTCCGCCTGGCGGTCCGGCCGGTCCGCCGGGATCGAGAACCCGGGGGCGTACGCGCACACGGTCATGGTGCGCACCTTCCTCGCCCAGCAGCGCCGCCGCTCCAGCACCGAGCGCCCCACCGGGGACGTTCCCGAGCCCGCGGGCCACGAGTCCGACAGCACCCTGCGCCTGACCCTGCTCGACGCGCTGGGCCGGATGCCGGCCCGGGACCGGGCGGTGCTGGTGCTCCGCTACTGGGAGGACCGCAGCGTCGAGGAGACGGCCGAGGTGATGCGCTCCAGCGCCGGAGCGGTCCGCACCCGTAGCAGCCGGGCACTGGCCCGGCTGCGGACGCTGCTCGGCGATTCGCTCGCGGAGCTGGCCGCCCGCTGA
- a CDS encoding APC family permease yields MTDTLRPPLPVAPDTASDDAAGAPRKLSRSIGVVGGTLLTLSCVTPASSLFVLVPDLFNGLGTATALTIAIVAVICVAVAFCYSELGTLVPSAGGEYAIVGTLAGRFAGWLVFIQSLIVVMVVPSIIALGTADYLAPIVHVDPALAGVGVMLAATVAGLLDLRANAWITGIFLVLEVIAAAVVAFLGFSNSQRGVGSLFHGVVATDGGGSSTVGLTAILTAMGIGLFVTQGFSTAIYLSEELENPRRNVARTVFWTLGISVAVILVPVVALTLGAPDLATLTGGDVSGMVAGWSNSAVGTFISLCIALAIINAGIVMVIQNSRVLFASARDKAWPEPVNRAFSTLNRFNAPWIATLAVGLPGAALCFVTSGLLSEITGVAVTAMYLLVAVGALLSRGAKHKDVPAWRQPLWPVLPVLLIVFLAYVLYLQSVPALVWTGGITAVATLYWLFYLRPRQDTRWVITLPEDEQV; encoded by the coding sequence ATGACCGACACGCTTCGCCCGCCACTCCCCGTAGCACCCGACACGGCCTCCGACGACGCCGCCGGTGCCCCGAGGAAGCTCAGCCGCTCGATCGGCGTGGTGGGCGGCACTCTGCTGACGCTCTCCTGCGTCACGCCGGCCTCCTCGCTCTTCGTCCTGGTGCCGGACCTCTTCAACGGCCTCGGCACGGCCACCGCGCTGACCATCGCGATCGTCGCGGTCATCTGCGTGGCGGTCGCCTTCTGCTACTCCGAGCTGGGCACGCTCGTCCCCAGCGCCGGCGGCGAGTACGCCATCGTCGGCACCCTGGCGGGCCGCTTCGCCGGCTGGCTGGTGTTCATCCAGTCGCTCATCGTGGTGATGGTCGTCCCCTCGATCATCGCGCTCGGAACGGCCGACTACCTGGCGCCGATCGTCCACGTCGACCCGGCGCTGGCCGGCGTCGGCGTGATGCTCGCCGCGACCGTGGCCGGCCTGCTGGACCTCCGGGCCAACGCCTGGATCACCGGTATCTTCCTGGTGCTGGAGGTCATCGCGGCCGCCGTGGTGGCGTTCCTCGGCTTCAGCAACAGCCAGCGCGGCGTGGGCAGCCTCTTCCACGGTGTGGTGGCGACCGACGGTGGCGGCAGCAGCACCGTCGGCCTGACCGCCATCCTCACCGCGATGGGCATCGGCCTCTTCGTCACCCAGGGCTTCAGCACCGCGATCTACCTCTCCGAGGAGCTGGAGAACCCGCGCCGCAACGTCGCCCGCACCGTGTTCTGGACACTCGGCATCTCGGTCGCGGTGATCCTCGTCCCGGTCGTCGCCCTCACCCTCGGCGCCCCCGACCTCGCCACCCTGACCGGCGGCGACGTCTCCGGCATGGTCGCGGGCTGGAGCAACTCCGCGGTCGGCACCTTCATCAGCCTCTGCATCGCGCTGGCCATCATCAACGCCGGCATCGTGATGGTGATCCAGAACTCCCGGGTGCTGTTCGCCTCGGCCCGCGACAAGGCCTGGCCCGAGCCGGTCAACCGGGCCTTCTCCACCCTGAACCGCTTCAACGCCCCCTGGATCGCCACCCTGGCGGTCGGCCTGCCCGGCGCGGCCCTGTGCTTCGTGACCAGCGGCCTGCTCAGCGAGATCACCGGCGTCGCCGTCACCGCGATGTACCTGCTGGTCGCCGTCGGCGCCCTGCTCTCGCGCGGCGCCAAGCACAAGGACGTCCCCGCCTGGCGCCAGCCGCTGTGGCCGGTGCTCCCCGTGCTGCTGATCGTCTTCCTGGCCTACGTGCTGTACCTGCAGTCCGTACCCGCGCTGGTCTGGACCGGCGGCATCACCGCCGTCGCCACCCTCTACTGGCTGTTCTACCTGCGCCCCCGGCAGGACACCCGCTGGGTGATCACCCTGCCCGAGGACGAGCAGGTCTGA
- the eccCa gene encoding type VII secretion protein EccCa, producing MSVVTVKRPARAYPPAVPDAPVELVTPPELPRMGGEDWMMNMLPLLGMGGSAAFFFSPGAQGPMKIMGGLMIASTVGMAVAQIIRSRKGGNSGTADERRDYLKYLQQMRRQVRRTADRQRGAQLFLHPEPDQLWSIVAEGRRLWERRPSDPDFAQIRLGRGPQQLSTPLVAPQTAPMEELEPLAAAAMHTFLKSHGTLQDLPLAVSLRAFYHITVCGDPDTVYGNVRAMIAQLTTLHSPEDLMVAVAAAPGAVDEWEWTKWLPHTQHRKENDGAGSRRLIAGGLGELEQLLENELSGRQRFTRDAAPSPDQPHIIVVMDGAAVPHDSLLASAEGVHGVTIIEVVPGDLDEPTGHLVVTVTPDELLLQSASGASYTGQPDVLSSWQSEALARQLAPYRISAGGDDEPLLSNLDFTDLMGSGDPGSFDVSRTWRPRPSHERLRVPIGVGANGELVHLDIKEAALEGMGPHGLCVGATGSGKSELLRTLVLALAMTHSSEILNFVLADFKGGATFAGMADMPHTSAVITNLEGELTLVDRMRDAIEGEMNRRQELLRSAGNYANLNEYERARAAGAALDPLPSLVLIIDEFSELLTAKPDFIEMFIQIGRIGRSLGVHLLLASQRLEEGKLRGLDTYLSYRIGLRTFSAAESRAAIGVPDAYHLPPVPGVGYLKFGTDVMDRFKAAYVSGPYRAPGQQRVSGRVVTARPVLFTAAEVPVVEPVVQEIEPEVEEIDDALVDTVLDVFVQRMQGQGPAAHQVWLPPLDESPSTDQLVPPLQATPERGLTSPEFGALGRLVVPVGIVDKPRDQRRDVLYQDYSGAAGHGLIVGGPLSGKSTLVRTMVAGFAVTHTPVETQFYLLDFGGGGFQGLQDLPHVGGVAGRLDAEKVRRMVSEVHGVLNRREELFRATGIDSIGTYRTRRAAGQLPDEQFGDVFLVIDGWLTFKQEFELLEPIVGDIAQRGLGYGVHLVVTAARYAEVRPALKDLLQNRTELRLGDAMESEVDRKVAQNVPAGQPGRGITAGKLHFLAGLPRLDGSSSAADLLDGVNGLVRAVAAAWTGPRAPQVRMLPTVLDGNALPKGFEHPERGVAFGVDELELAPAFVNFETDPLFMVFGDTESGKSALLRMLIKQITERYTSDQAGIVVGDFRRALLGTVPPEYLVEYAAAAPAMTSIVEMLRGACSRRLPGPDVTAEQLRNRSWYSGKDMFVIVDDYELVATQSGNPMAPLAEFLPFARDIGLRVIIARSAGGASRSMYEPVMQRMKELGGQGIILSGNKDEGALLGTVKPQQLPPGRGMFVSRRIASGQMVQTGWLPSV from the coding sequence GTGAGCGTTGTGACCGTCAAACGTCCGGCGAGGGCGTATCCGCCCGCGGTGCCGGACGCGCCGGTGGAGCTGGTTACTCCGCCCGAGCTGCCCAGGATGGGCGGCGAGGACTGGATGATGAACATGCTGCCGCTGCTCGGCATGGGCGGTTCGGCGGCCTTCTTCTTCTCGCCCGGCGCACAGGGCCCGATGAAGATCATGGGCGGGCTGATGATCGCCTCGACCGTCGGAATGGCGGTCGCGCAGATCATCCGCTCCCGCAAGGGCGGCAACTCCGGCACCGCGGACGAGCGCCGGGACTACCTGAAGTACCTGCAGCAGATGCGCCGTCAGGTCCGCCGGACGGCCGACCGGCAGCGCGGCGCGCAGCTGTTCCTGCACCCGGAGCCCGACCAGCTGTGGTCGATCGTGGCCGAGGGCCGGCGGCTGTGGGAGCGCCGGCCGAGCGATCCCGACTTCGCGCAGATCCGGCTGGGCCGCGGGCCGCAGCAGCTGTCGACGCCGCTGGTCGCGCCGCAGACCGCTCCGATGGAGGAGCTGGAGCCGCTCGCGGCCGCCGCGATGCACACCTTCCTGAAGTCCCACGGGACCCTGCAGGACCTGCCGTTGGCCGTCTCGCTGCGGGCGTTCTACCACATCACGGTGTGCGGCGACCCGGACACCGTGTACGGCAACGTCCGGGCGATGATCGCCCAGCTGACCACCCTGCATTCGCCGGAGGACCTGATGGTGGCGGTCGCCGCCGCCCCGGGCGCGGTCGACGAGTGGGAGTGGACCAAGTGGCTGCCGCACACCCAGCACCGCAAGGAGAACGACGGGGCCGGCTCGCGCCGCCTGATCGCCGGCGGTCTCGGCGAGCTGGAGCAGCTGCTGGAGAACGAACTGTCGGGCCGCCAGCGGTTCACCCGGGACGCCGCCCCCAGCCCGGACCAGCCGCACATCATCGTGGTCATGGACGGTGCCGCCGTGCCGCACGACTCGCTGCTGGCGAGCGCCGAGGGCGTGCACGGCGTCACCATCATCGAGGTCGTCCCCGGTGACCTGGACGAGCCCACCGGCCACCTGGTCGTCACCGTCACGCCGGACGAGCTGCTGCTGCAGTCCGCCTCCGGTGCCTCGTACACCGGCCAGCCGGACGTGCTCTCCTCCTGGCAGTCCGAGGCACTGGCCCGCCAGCTGGCGCCGTACCGGATCTCGGCCGGCGGCGACGACGAGCCGCTGCTGTCCAACCTGGACTTCACCGACCTGATGGGCTCCGGCGACCCGGGCTCCTTCGACGTGTCCCGCACCTGGCGTCCGCGCCCCAGCCACGAGCGGCTGCGGGTGCCGATCGGCGTCGGCGCCAACGGCGAGCTGGTCCACCTGGACATCAAGGAGGCCGCGCTGGAGGGCATGGGCCCGCACGGCCTGTGCGTCGGCGCGACCGGTTCCGGCAAGTCCGAGCTGCTGCGCACCCTGGTGCTGGCGCTGGCGATGACGCACTCCTCGGAGATCCTCAACTTCGTCCTCGCCGACTTCAAGGGTGGTGCGACCTTCGCCGGCATGGCGGACATGCCGCACACCTCGGCCGTGATCACCAACCTGGAGGGCGAGCTCACCCTCGTCGACCGTATGCGTGACGCGATCGAGGGCGAGATGAACCGCCGGCAGGAGCTGCTGCGGTCGGCCGGCAACTACGCCAACCTCAACGAGTACGAGCGGGCCCGGGCCGCCGGCGCCGCGCTCGACCCGCTGCCCTCGCTCGTCCTGATCATCGACGAGTTCTCCGAACTCCTCACCGCCAAGCCGGACTTCATCGAGATGTTCATCCAGATCGGCCGAATCGGCCGATCCCTGGGTGTGCACCTGCTGCTCGCCTCGCAGCGTCTGGAGGAGGGCAAGCTCCGCGGTCTGGACACCTACCTCTCGTACCGGATCGGTCTGCGGACCTTCTCGGCCGCCGAGTCGCGCGCCGCGATCGGCGTCCCCGACGCGTACCACCTGCCGCCGGTGCCCGGTGTCGGCTACCTGAAGTTCGGCACCGACGTGATGGACCGGTTCAAGGCCGCGTACGTCTCCGGCCCGTACCGCGCCCCCGGGCAGCAGCGGGTCAGCGGCCGGGTGGTCACCGCGCGGCCGGTGCTGTTCACCGCCGCCGAGGTGCCGGTGGTCGAGCCGGTCGTGCAGGAGATCGAGCCGGAGGTCGAGGAGATCGACGACGCTCTGGTCGACACCGTGCTCGACGTGTTCGTGCAGCGGATGCAGGGCCAGGGCCCGGCCGCGCACCAGGTGTGGCTGCCGCCGCTGGACGAGTCGCCCAGCACGGACCAGCTCGTCCCGCCGCTCCAGGCGACGCCCGAACGCGGCCTCACCTCGCCCGAGTTCGGCGCGCTGGGCCGCCTGGTGGTGCCGGTCGGCATCGTCGACAAGCCGCGCGACCAGCGCCGCGACGTGCTCTACCAGGACTACTCCGGCGCGGCCGGTCACGGTCTGATCGTCGGCGGTCCGCTGTCCGGCAAGTCCACCCTGGTCCGCACCATGGTGGCCGGCTTCGCCGTCACCCACACACCGGTCGAGACGCAGTTCTACCTGCTGGACTTCGGCGGCGGCGGCTTCCAGGGCCTGCAGGACCTGCCGCACGTCGGCGGGGTCGCCGGCCGGCTGGACGCCGAGAAGGTCCGGCGCATGGTCAGCGAGGTGCACGGGGTCCTCAACCGGCGCGAGGAGCTGTTCCGCGCGACCGGTATCGACTCGATCGGCACCTACCGCACCCGGCGGGCGGCCGGCCAGCTGCCGGACGAGCAGTTCGGCGACGTCTTCCTGGTCATCGACGGCTGGCTCACCTTCAAGCAGGAGTTCGAGCTGCTGGAGCCGATCGTCGGCGACATCGCGCAGCGCGGTCTCGGCTACGGCGTCCACCTGGTGGTCACCGCCGCCCGCTACGCCGAGGTCCGCCCGGCCCTGAAGGACCTGCTGCAGAACCGCACCGAGCTCCGCCTCGGTGACGCGATGGAGTCCGAGGTGGACCGCAAGGTCGCCCAGAACGTCCCCGCCGGTCAGCCCGGTCGCGGTATCACCGCGGGCAAGCTGCACTTCCTGGCCGGCCTGCCGCGACTGGACGGCTCGTCCTCCGCGGCGGACCTGCTGGACGGTGTGAACGGCCTGGTGCGGGCCGTCGCCGCCGCCTGGACCGGCCCACGCGCGCCGCAGGTCCGGATGCTGCCGACGGTGCTGGACGGGAACGCGCTGCCCAAGGGCTTCGAGCACCCGGAGCGCGGCGTCGCCTTCGGCGTCGACGAGCTGGAACTCGCTCCGGCCTTCGTCAACTTCGAGACCGACCCGCTGTTCATGGTGTTCGGCGACACCGAGTCGGGCAAGTCCGCGCTGCTGCGGATGCTGATCAAGCAGATCACCGAGCGGTACACCTCGGACCAGGCCGGCATCGTGGTCGGCGACTTCCGCCGCGCGCTGCTGGGCACCGTCCCGCCGGAGTACCTGGTGGAGTACGCGGCGGCGGCGCCCGCGATGACCAGCATCGTCGAGATGCTGCGCGGCGCCTGCTCGCGGCGCCTGCCCGGCCCGGACGTGACCGCCGAGCAGCTGCGCAACCGCAGCTGGTACAGCGGCAAGGACATGTTCGTGATCGTGGACGACTACGAGCTGGTGGCGACCCAGTCGGGCAACCCGATGGCGCCGCTGGCCGAGTTCCTGCCGTTCGCCCGGGACATCGGCCTGCGCGTGATCATCGCCCGCAGCGCGGGTGGCGCCAGCCGCTCGATGTACGAGCCGGTGATGCAGCGGATGAAGGAGCTGGGCGGCCAGGGCATCATCCTGTCCGGCAACAAGGACGAGGGCGCGCTGCTCGGCACCGTCAAGCCGCAGCAGCTGCCGCCGGGCCGCGGCATGTTCGTCTCGCGCCGGATCGCCAGCGGGCAGATGGTCCAGACGGGGTGGCTGCCGTCGGTGTGA